GGATAAAGGTTATCTTGCTAAAGAAATTAAAAAACGTGGTATCCCAGTCAAAGAATATCACGAGTCACAAAATAAATTCATTAAAATTGCTACCTATTTGCGTGCTGAGTGGTCAAAAATTCAATGGTTAGATACTACTGATCCAGATTATATGGCTCAGGTATTGGACTACACTGAGAATGCTGAACACGACGACGCGCCCGATAGCGCAGCAAGTTTAATTAGACAAACTACTAAAAAAGGAGGTTGGTTGATTTAATGGCTACGAACATTTTACTAAGCAATGACCCTTCTACTATCGCAAGTGGAATTAAGCGAGCGATTGCTAATGATTTGAAGGATGATAAAAAGAAGCGTGCCAAAGAAGGCGTTGATTATTATAATTATAAGCATGACATTTTAGACAATCGAATCTTTTACATTGACGATAATAACAATTTAAAAGAAGACAAGTACGCTACAAATATCAAAATTCCCAATGCTTTTTTGAATGAATTGATTGACCAGAAAGTTCAATATCTTTTATCGAATCCGGTTGAGATTGAATGTGATGACGAGCAATTGGTTAAATATCTAAAGGATTATTACGACGAGGATTTCCAACTTTTCTTAAATGATTTACTAACCAATGGAAGTCAAAAAGGCTTTGAATACGTCTATCCTCGGACGACTCCACAAGATGTTATTGTGTTTCAAGTCCTGGATGGTTTGAAAATCATTCCGATTTACGATGATATGAACGTTGTTCAGCGTGTTTTAAGATATTATTCTAATGACATTCTCAAAGACGGCAAGGTGGTTACTATCAAGACTGCCGAACTTTATGATGATAAACAAGTCATGACTTTCGAAGCTTCCGAAAAAGATGATTATAAATTCATCGGTTCGCAGCCTCATATTCTTGGAACGAATGGAGAGGAGATTGGCGGTCGCTCTTACAACACAATCCCACTCTATCGCTATCAGAACAACCAACAGGAACGAACAGATTTAGAACCAATCAAAGCGCTTATTGATGACTACGACTTGATGAACTCTTACCTATCAAATAATTTACAGTCTTTCTCTGATGCCATTTATGTGGTTAGAGGATTTGACGGAGACTCTTTAGATAAGCTTCAGGTTAATCTTCGGAATAAAAAAGTTGTAGGTGTTGGAGATGATGGTGGAGTTGATGTAAAAGTTGTCAATATTCCAGTTGAAGGTCGAAAGACCAAGATGGAAATTGACAGTGAAAACATTTATCGTTTTGGATTCGGTTTTGATAGCTCACAAGTCGGTGATGGCAATGTGACGAACGTTGTCATCAAGTCACGATACACACGGCTAGACATGAAAGCCAATAAGACAGAGGTTCGGTTGAGAGCTTTCTTAAAGTGGTCGCTTGATTTAGTTATTGCGGACATCAACCGAAAAAACGGGACTTCCTTCACGAGCAATCAGGTTGAGTTTGTAATCACCCGTGAAATGATGGTGAATGAAAATGACCTTGCAACCAACGAGAAGACTAAAGCAGATACTAAAGTATCAAATGTTAATGCGATACTTGCGGCCGCTCCCGTTATCGGCGATGATGACACCTTGCAGCTTATCTGCGAAGAGTTTGAGTTAGATTGGGAAGAAGTGAAAGGAAAACTTTCTACTTCTGATTATAAAGATGTGACTCAAGGTACAGAACCGCCAGAGGAATAAAACCTATGGATGAAAAAAAGCAAGCATTAGAAAACTTCAAAAAAGCGCTCAAAGCTGGAATGCCTGATTCTGAAAAAGATTTAGCAAAACTCAGTAATGAGCTGTCAAATCTTTACCGGAAATACCTTAAGGATTTAAAAGCACAACTCAAAACTTGGCTTGAGCTTTATGACCAGATGAGTTTTTCGGACCAATTACAAGTTGAGCGATTATTAAACGTCGCTAACGTCATCAATGAACTGGTTGGAGAGCCCGGGATAAATATTCAACAATCCATTAAAGGCCATATCTTAAAGCAAGGGACTGATGCATATAATAGCGTGTGGTATGAGCTGGAACAAAGCAATAATATTCTTCTTGACTTTGATGTTTTAGACCCTCATTATTTAGAAACAATTATGGAGCAACCGGTCGCAGGTAAGCGACTTTCAAAACGTTTGGGAGATAGCGTTAATCAGTTGGCCAAAGCTTCAAATAATGCCATTTCTCGTGGTTTTATGATGGGTAAAAACTATGCGGATATTGCCAGAGACATTTCAACCGAAACGCAAGCGAGTTATAAGCGAGCTGTTAGAATTGCCAGAACCGAAAGCGGACGAGTGAGCAGTATTTCTACTCAAAAAGGTTACAAAGAAGCCACAGATAAAGGAATTGACCTAAAGAAGATGTGGCTAGCGACTTTGGATGGCCGCACTCGTGAGGATCATCAGCACGTTGATGGACAGATTCGAGAAGTTGATAAGATGTTTCAAGTTGGCGGATATGATGCATTAGGCCCACATCAAGTGGGTGTACCAAGTGAAGATATTAACTGCCGATGTACCACTCGCCCTATTGTCCACGGTATTATGCCAACGGTTCGGAGAAATAATATCACTGGGAAAGTCGGAAAATGGCAGAGTTATGATGAATGGGTGAAAATAAAAAATAAAAACTAGAGCGTTTGTCACAAGACAGGCGCTTTTCTTATGCTCAAGGGAGGGCAAAATAATGAAATTCGAAGAAGTATTACCGCTAATCAAAGAAGGTAAAAAAGCCTTGCG
The DNA window shown above is from Lactococcus sp. S-13 and carries:
- a CDS encoding phage minor head protein, whose product is MDEKKQALENFKKALKAGMPDSEKDLAKLSNELSNLYRKYLKDLKAQLKTWLELYDQMSFSDQLQVERLLNVANVINELVGEPGINIQQSIKGHILKQGTDAYNSVWYELEQSNNILLDFDVLDPHYLETIMEQPVAGKRLSKRLGDSVNQLAKASNNAISRGFMMGKNYADIARDISTETQASYKRAVRIARTESGRVSSISTQKGYKEATDKGIDLKKMWLATLDGRTREDHQHVDGQIREVDKMFQVGGYDALGPHQVGVPSEDINCRCTTRPIVHGIMPTVRRNNITGKVGKWQSYDEWVKIKNKN
- a CDS encoding phage portal protein, with the translated sequence MATNILLSNDPSTIASGIKRAIANDLKDDKKKRAKEGVDYYNYKHDILDNRIFYIDDNNNLKEDKYATNIKIPNAFLNELIDQKVQYLLSNPVEIECDDEQLVKYLKDYYDEDFQLFLNDLLTNGSQKGFEYVYPRTTPQDVIVFQVLDGLKIIPIYDDMNVVQRVLRYYSNDILKDGKVVTIKTAELYDDKQVMTFEASEKDDYKFIGSQPHILGTNGEEIGGRSYNTIPLYRYQNNQQERTDLEPIKALIDDYDLMNSYLSNNLQSFSDAIYVVRGFDGDSLDKLQVNLRNKKVVGVGDDGGVDVKVVNIPVEGRKTKMEIDSENIYRFGFGFDSSQVGDGNVTNVVIKSRYTRLDMKANKTEVRLRAFLKWSLDLVIADINRKNGTSFTSNQVEFVITREMMVNENDLATNEKTKADTKVSNVNAILAAAPVIGDDDTLQLICEEFELDWEEVKGKLSTSDYKDVTQGTEPPEE